The Sabethes cyaneus chromosome 3, idSabCyanKW18_F2, whole genome shotgun sequence DNA window CCTGTCGTTTCAAAGTGATTTTTAACGGTGTTTTATCGTTTACATTCGCTGTCTTTTGCGAACGGGTAGCCTGATAGCGGTTTAGCATGTTCTTATCTTTCGGAGCCGTTTCCACTTTAATCGTGATCGGTTTTTTCTCCCTCCCATGAGTGTTGAAATTACTTTCGACCTTTGGCTCTTGTTTGATTCTGTTGCTAAGTTTAATGGTTTTCTTTTGGTACTCTAGGTCGGAAGTCGAAGAAACGCTAGGGCCAAGTTTTGCCTTTATGCCGGCTATCGCAGGCTTTGCTACAATTGGAGTAGCGGGAAGCTGTGGTGGACCTGGAGGAGGCGGTGGAAGGTTTTGCACAGTATCGTTTAATTGCGAGTCGTGAACTGAAATAACTTCAATCGTTTTTTCGTTTAAAATAACGTCCGATGTAGATGACACGTTCTCTACAACAGGCATGAATTTTACCGGTTTAGGAGTACTTTGAGCTCCCCGTTGCATCACGTTCGCCTCATCGAACGATTGATGCAGAAACGACAAATCGTTTCGCTCCGATTGAGCCGTCTGCTCTTTTTTAAGTTCTATGGAAGGAACCGTTCCTGGACTACAGTTGTTGTCTCCGGTCAGCGCCATGAAAGCATTTATATCACCCACATCGTTGTAGTAATAAGCGACAAACCTCGTATTATTCATATCCAGTCCGGGTGCGAATTGAAAATAACCATTCCGGTACGGTACATACTTACTTTCAACCTGATTATTGCTACCAACCTGATTGTATTTGATACCAAAGCATGTCGAATAATAACCTCTAAGATTTTCCAAACTTAACGTTTTATCCGGCTCCAGCACAATCCAATGGCCCACTTTGGAGTGCTCGGATTCGCCCACGTAGGCATAAAAATACTCTACTTCTCGGTGCTGCAGCAGCAACTGTTGCTGTGCCAGAATATTGCTGGCCTGTTGCGACGGTAGCTGACCGTAGATTCCCGCTAATGGTGGGTTTGTAGGACGAGGCATCATTTTTGGCAGCGAGAAACCAACTTTCTCAATACTTGCTACGGTATAAGGAGCACACCGGAGTCTGGTATTaaataaatcgaaaaatatAGAAGGCTGCAAAACTCGAGTTAATATGGTTCTAACCTTACTCTTTTTTGTGAACAATCGTCTTATGGGACAAAGTCAGACGAAACCAAACTTACAACAAAGCAAAAGGAACTTTTGATCCTCCGGTCGTCGGTTGGTCGTTCGTGTGTCGTGTCCTCTCCTCTCCTCCAGAAACAGAGATGCCAGCGTTTTTAACAAAATTTCATTCAAGGGGTTCTCTGCTAGGTGAAATAGCTAGTGCGTAGAAATCAGGAATTACCGCGACCGTTCTAAGcgttcaaggggtttccagaaaagtgtataagtgcgtagtaatcagagattacttttgtaataatTTCTCGGGAAATTTTTCCAAGTTTTGAAAGAGTATAatccaggggcttgcgatgggtgccatgtttttgttgccaacatctcagcacatctcgacaaggttggcagcaaatctacctgccagacgggcgctatttcttgatgcatttcttgaaatagcgcccttcgttaagtcgactgtcaaacaccgttcgttaagatagggatagccaccccatcggcaggcaaccatgttttcgctgccaacatctcgtgtgtgcgaaaatgagatagcatgtcagcactgcgtttcactcaactgccagcagtctgatttgggcccgctctcaaattttgagccccggacatgctgtcgctgacgtttactgcagctcgatatagagatgtcaatggggtggggatagcaccccgctggtataatcaatatatatagaatgccagtgtcgctgcactgagaaaacttttcgtatagtttctatgtgtcccacacataggtttttgcaatgtgcctagtcaatgaactttatatgccacacaGTTATAATGTATGGGTACgcaaaacttttgcacatactattcatttgcgtatattttttatgtgtataattgcacatactattcatatccgtataatttctatgtgtatttgttggcggattgtgtttatatgcggcacatgaaaTTCTAGATGATCTTATCAtctagaatttcatatggaaatttaccattagttatgtgcagaatattttgagtgtggtgtttcatggatattttggtggtaaacatgttgctggttcgtgtcttggatacgggaactataCATTgccaaattgcccaatagaaaattttcctcccgacgaaataccccaaaacaaccaaatcgggtgatttatccaccccgtcggcaggcaaccatgttttcgcagccaacatctcgtgtgtgcgaaaatgagatagcatgtcagcactgcgtttcactcaactgccaacagtctgatttgggcccgctgtcaaattttgagccccggacatgctgtcgctgacgtttactgcagctcgatatagagatgtcgatggggtggatttatcctacgtgatttacggaaaagcataaggattttttattgggtggcctttttagtttgacaatcagattcccgtttcgaatcgatcactcacacatatgcgcatacagtgtaaatacgtaattttcaaatgtgtgatgtttaccacgagcactgcagcgacactggcattcaatatatattgattcaactttTCAAAGGGACTTAAGCcgcaaaatgtcaacaaatgGTTTTTATGCTATGTtactacagcctgaattcgttaattgggccacgactgcactccagctgattcgctaattgggccgactgacagttgttagaaaattctaaactcgaaaattccatacaattttgacattcaagttgtcacatagcccaattagcgaacgcccaattaacgaaccgcccaattaacgaaccaccaattaaagaaactttgctgtatataaCATGTTATGAAAGCacttatcccgcattttgcaccttactggacaccgcagtctaaaagtgcggctggcacaaaaagtgcgacaatgcgaatgctggctgtgagtgagaaagagaaagagtgacaactgcaatgttgctgttttcttttgtcatatacattggcattagagaaaataatctggataaatccaggtacagctgcaaagcacaatattagattagattaacGAAAATCGACTCTtcaataggcgaattcgagcaaaactaagagcaaccgttcgctacctggttgtgattattggaactacaaaaaaagtgcatttcCCAAAATACTTGCTGGcgcctatatggaactcgactttaaatgtaatatttttttgaattaccaacagtgggaatgatgaaaatggataataaaggtaagaaaaagcattacccaggtaaccaataagcattttcaatgcaatttaaaagcaagccaataagcatttaagttgccttaaatgctacttaaatactattttggcaaaatatgcgactactttactgctagccctcttatagtgctgacaatgcttatttgcagctagttatcaacaagaagaatttaaatagaattgtggatgccaatttactacagttatgcagtcaaaaagctgataaacctcaacctgcagtataaaacgccagggatgctaataaacgactgatttactgcttattttaatgcttattggttacctggatacctttcatttgatatatgttgtttctgtttcgggagattattatagagcttcgcaagtgtatttatgtttacgaactgataggttatatgtttggttcttggcgcagattatgctaatcacgaaaataaatccattagcatttgaaaacacattggaaaacactgaagactgaaaataattggtgattctctatccaggatatatAAAcattacagctgactctatgtacttttgtttcatgcggtacaaaatcaaatattaacatttttctgccataaagttaattaattcgaatattttcacttaccttaaAGTAGATAAACAagtttcttccaatatttcgctatctaaaatcctgacaattgaaatggtatgcattttatttcagctttttttcaaaaatgtatggagcttgacagcgattttaattttcatctttttttttatgcagcgcctccaagcgggcgatagcttgtcaaaaacgcctattcatatgcatataattttcatgtgtacttcttggtggattgtgtttatatgtggcacatgataatcataaggattttcatatgaaaattttccattagttatgtgcggattattttgagtgtagggaaATGTcataaatgctgttcaaattttacgaacacgtccgccattatggctcgtaacaAGCTGGATAATACATCgcatgttttctttccgcacgttcacggtaaaactaaagaaacgtgcgatgtatttgggaaatgtgcaaaatgctgctcaaatattacgaacacgtccgccattatggctcgtaaaaagctggataacgaAGCCAGATTTGCAGCCGCAGTTGTTCCCTTGGTTGTGCCACAAAGAACAGGTAAATGACGAGATGTGTAAAAGGTTGTTATGAAATCAACGAGTAATCTTTCGACGTTTTTGGGTTGTcagtgtatccagctttttatgagccataatggcggacagcATAATCCGtggtcgtaatatttgaacagaatttttgacatttcggcATACATCGCTCATTTCATTTCTCCATGTTCACGTGGCAaaacaatccagctttttacgagccataatggcggacgtgttcgtaatattttatctgcatttttgacaattccctaatccagctttttacgagccataatggcggacgtgttcgtaatatttgaacagcatttttgacatttccccaatacatcgcacgttttctttccgcgtgttcacggtaaaactaaaggaacgtacggaaagaaaatgtgcgatgtattagggaaatgtcaaaaatgctgttaaaatattacgaacacgtccgccattatggctcgtaaaaagctggatacatcgcacgttttctttccgcgcgttcacggtaaaactaaaggaatgtacgaaaagaaaatgtgcgatgtattagggaaatgtcaaaaatgctgttaaaatattacgaacacgtccgccattatggctcgtaaaaagctggataaagaaACGCACGAAAAAAAATagataaaaggggcaataaacaaattcgctaatcATTAATTGTGTTCCGTGTTTTTCAAACAATCCCGCAATACCAAAAAGAGGTGAATTAAAATTTGACATAACCGCAAAATGTCATCTCTTCAATTCATCGTTTTTCACCATTCAAGCCAAGTGAGCGAGAGCGTTCGGATGCGTGTTTTCGAGTGAAAAATTTAC harbors:
- the LOC128739375 gene encoding uncharacterized protein LOC128739375: MMPRPTNPPLAGIYGQLPSQQASNILAQQQLLLQHREVEYFYAYVGESEHSKVGHWIVLEPDKTLSLENLRGYYSTCFGIKYNQVGSNNQVESKYVPYRNGYFQFAPGLDMNNTRFVAYYYNDVGDINAFMALTGDNNCSPGTVPSIELKKEQTAQSERNDLSFLHQSFDEANVMQRGAQSTPKPVKFMPVVENVSSTSDVILNEKTIEVISVHDSQLNDTVQNLPPPPPGPPQLPATPIVAKPAIAGIKAKLGPSVSSTSDLEYQKKTIKLSNRIKQEPKVESNFNTHGREKKPITIKVETAPKDKNMLNRYQATRSQKTANVNDKTPLKITLKRQGRCIQRDSKILKIEDEKGRTTALLTKRKWAGKESVTHDTRKRRYESDEDSKGDRNEKRRRLNSHARPVRRQLEPTVVFEDNYRTLNILLVGFRSNPPVIHETTNYFSDFGVVTNLELFTLDNRDNTPEYYAFMKIRTDAAVSLFADRHLYNGSVIYAIRVDDSRLPSRVGCKICDYQGLNVAYLNYHMEGQVHQSRLKKRLESLASSAGNVYRDSYYRITYDELYVQYPNDAVHEIVRNDYWKRVRSQSGNHGTAIFAPSNLHYKIEKGRNY